A region from the Hippopotamus amphibius kiboko isolate mHipAmp2 chromosome 15, mHipAmp2.hap2, whole genome shotgun sequence genome encodes:
- the LOC130836295 gene encoding olfactory receptor 7A10-like: MAPGNTTEVTEFLLLGLSEKPELQPIIFGLFLSMYLITVFGNLLIILAVSSNSYLHTPMYFFLSNLSFVDICFISTTIPKMLKNIQTENKVITYQGCIIQMFFFMLFVGLDNLLLSVMAYDRFVAICHPLHYTVIMNPKLCGILVLASWIISVLISLLHTLTALNLSFCGAVKIPHYYCELKLFIQLACSDKFLNDMVIYFAAVLLGGGAFAGILYSYSKITSSICRISSVQGKYKAFSTCASHLSVVSLFYFSVLGVYLSSAATHSSHSSAITSVMYTVVTPMLNPFIYSLRNKNIKRTLKTFFRISPRKGSLVFS, translated from the coding sequence ATGGCTCCAGGAAACACAACAGAAGttacagaatttcttcttctgggactttcAGAAAAACCAGAACTGCAGCCTATCATATTTGggcttttcctctccatgtacctgatcactgtgtttggaaacctgctcattATCCTGGCTGTCAGCTCAAACTCATACCTCCAcactcccatgtacttcttcctctccaacctgtcctttgtagacatctgtttcatctccaccaccatcccaaagatgctgaaGAACATACAAACAGAGAACAAAGTAATAACCTATCAAGGCTGCATCATCCAGATgttttttttcatgttgtttgTAGGATTGGACAACTTGCTCCTGTCTGTGATGGCATATGACCGCTTTGTGGCGatctgccaccccctgcactacacagTCATCATGAACCCCAAACTCTGTGGAATTCTAGTTCTGGCTAGCTGGATCATAAGCGTCCTGATTTCCTTGTTACACACCTTAACAGCCTTAAATCTGTCCTTCTGTGGAGCGGTTAAAATCCCTCACTATTACTGTGAACTCAAGTTGTTTATCCAACTTGCCTGTTCTGACAAATTTCTTAATGATATGGTTATATATTTTGCAGCTGTCCTACTGGGTGGTGGTGCCTTTGCTGGGATCCTTTACTCATATTCTAAGATAACTTCTTCCATATGTAGAATCTCATCAGTTCAggggaagtataaagcattttccacctgtgcatctcacctctcagttgtctccttattttatttttcagtcctaGGAGTGTACCTTAGTTCTGCTGCTACTCACAGCTCACATTCAAGTGCAATCACctcagtgatgtacactgtggtcacacccatgctgaaccctttcatctacagtctgaggaacaaaaatataaagaggaCTCTGAAAACTTTCTTTAGAATTTCACCTAGAAAAGGGTCACTTGTCTTCAGCTGA